A stretch of Arcobacter arenosus DNA encodes these proteins:
- a CDS encoding D-alanine--D-alanine ligase, whose translation MKLAIIFGGKSYEHEISIVSAIAMKDILKHELIYIFLNTNREFYHIPTDTIKSKLFSSGEYKKSDKLLLKNGAFTKKAMFGEKTLDFDIALNIIHGGDGEDGLVSSLLEFNNIQYLGPRKGACSVAFNKFLTKGYASSVDVKTIQYKYYTNKSQISVVQYPVIIKPVTLGSSIGVSIVKNQEELDYALDVAFEFDDAVIIEPFIQGIKEYNLAGCKIDGEFVFSIIEEPQKAEFLDFDKKYLDFARTSKAIEANLDDEMANKVKETFKKIYNNTFEGSLIRCDLFIHEGEVYLNEINPIPGSMANYLFEDFNAVFTSLASSLPKQRNITINYEYVNKIQASKGK comes from the coding sequence TTGAAATTAGCTATCATTTTTGGAGGGAAATCTTATGAACATGAGATTTCAATAGTATCTGCAATTGCTATGAAAGATATTTTAAAACACGAATTGATATATATTTTTTTAAATACAAATAGAGAGTTTTATCATATACCAACAGATACAATAAAATCAAAACTTTTTAGTAGTGGTGAATATAAAAAGAGTGATAAACTTCTTTTAAAAAATGGAGCATTTACAAAAAAAGCAATGTTTGGTGAAAAAACATTAGATTTTGATATTGCTTTAAATATTATTCATGGTGGTGATGGTGAAGATGGGCTTGTTTCATCACTTTTAGAGTTTAATAATATTCAATATCTTGGACCTAGAAAGGGTGCTTGTTCTGTAGCTTTCAATAAGTTTTTAACAAAAGGATATGCATCAAGTGTTGATGTAAAAACTATTCAATATAAATATTATACTAATAAATCACAAATTTCAGTTGTTCAATATCCAGTTATAATTAAACCAGTAACACTAGGAAGTTCAATTGGAGTTTCAATTGTAAAAAATCAAGAAGAGTTAGACTATGCTTTAGATGTTGCCTTTGAGTTTGATGACGCTGTTATAATTGAACCATTTATTCAAGGTATAAAAGAGTATAACCTAGCAGGTTGTAAAATTGATGGGGAGTTTGTATTCTCTATAATTGAGGAACCTCAAAAAGCAGAGTTTTTAGATTTTGATAAAAAATATTTAGATTTTGCAAGAACTTCAAAAGCTATTGAAGCCAATTTAGATGATGAAATGGCAAATAAAGTAAAAGAGACATTTAAAAAAATTTACAATAATACTTTTGAGGGTTCTTTAATAAGATGTGATTTATTTATCCATGAAGGTGAGGTTTATTTAAATGAAATAAATCCTATTCCTGGTTCAATGGCAAATTATTTGTTTGAAGATTTTAATGCCGTTTTCACATCTTTAGCTTCTTCTTTACCAAAACAAAGAAACATTACAATTAACTATGAGTATGTAAATAAAATACAAGCATCAAAGGGAAAATAA
- the ruvA gene encoding Holliday junction branch migration protein RuvA encodes MIVGIEGTIEKKEPTLLNVNVGGIIYEVFVSVNCSSKIIDTKVKLFITHIIREDSQTLYGFLDPNEKKLFDTVIKINGVGPKVALAICSTFTPSSFSNIVSTNDISMLKRVPGIGPKGASRILVELSGFIIDGEDDGNIDSNHNIEAALALESLGFKKDIVSKVLKSCKSTNTSDLVREALKFLQK; translated from the coding sequence ATGATTGTAGGTATTGAAGGAACAATTGAGAAAAAAGAGCCAACATTATTAAATGTAAATGTTGGTGGAATTATTTATGAAGTTTTTGTTTCAGTTAACTGTAGTTCAAAAATTATTGATACAAAAGTCAAACTTTTTATAACACATATTATTAGGGAAGATTCACAAACTTTATATGGTTTTTTAGACCCAAATGAAAAAAAACTTTTTGATACAGTAATAAAAATTAATGGTGTTGGTCCAAAGGTAGCTTTAGCTATTTGTTCAACATTTACTCCTAGCTCTTTTTCAAATATTGTTAGTACAAATGATATTTCAATGTTAAAAAGAGTTCCAGGAATTGGTCCAAAAGGTGCAAGTAGAATCTTAGTAGAGTTATCAGGATTTATAATTGATGGTGAAGATGATGGTAACATTGATTCAAATCATAATATAGAAGCTGCCCTTGCTTTAGAGTCTTTAGGGTTTAAAAAAGATATAGTATCAAAAGTACTTAAAAGCTGTAAATCTACAAACACAAGTGACTTAGTAAGAGAAGCACTTAAATTTTTACAAAAATAA
- a CDS encoding methyl-accepting chemotaxis protein: protein MLELITKKISNKIIFSLLILMTISSLIVTYFTTQQVKKDSIIVTKENLEMLNTAMFQSLRNAMNTGDPAQIMKAEDEARTIKGVKVLNIAKSKALIEMYAPGTKYTTDKDILKSFKTKENQLIETTENGVHDLRMIKPMVATQECLLCHANQQEGDVIGVMDLTFSLNESDDRIADLVVEILILSTLFGWITIGLIFIIVKRTTNPINKLKEGFQNLLTSNDANIKLDVVSKDEVGEVAELFNSYMDKVREGLKQDEKVIEEANDILEKTGNGFFVYKVESKAANPYVEDLKNKLNIMISNTKETLDKINITLREYSSSRFNYKIDDKGIYGDLGSLTAGIKLVGNNTSEILAMIMNTGDSLDKNTHTLSKASNDLSQSSNQQAASLEETAAALEQITANIQGNTRASEEMAELAQKVTKSAESGQSLANRTANAMDDINTQVSSINEAIEVIDQISFQTNILSLNAAVEAATAGEAGKGFAVVAQEVRNLASRSAEAAKEIKEIVEKATQKAQDGKKISDDMISGYSVLNDNINSTIEKIEFVATSSKEQERGITQINDAVNMLDQATQQNAQVADRISKMSAEIAHMSSSLVTAASRAEFLQEARDEVCNIDLVYDTASLKVGILSLKDKVYSNLGSYSQYQIERKDTIGAWIDNYVKINPNANHQSIEELKKLNQNLTIKLQNLIDVNAQKQDNSIINEKAKEVEIESLRIFGNLNHLKKDVCKR from the coding sequence ATGCTAGAATTAATAACAAAAAAAATAAGTAATAAAATTATATTTTCATTACTTATATTAATGACGATTTCAAGTTTGATTGTAACTTACTTTACAACACAGCAAGTAAAAAAAGATTCTATTATTGTCACAAAAGAGAATCTTGAGATGTTAAATACTGCGATGTTTCAAAGTCTTAGAAATGCAATGAATACAGGTGACCCTGCACAAATAATGAAAGCTGAAGATGAAGCAAGAACTATTAAGGGTGTAAAAGTATTAAATATTGCAAAAAGTAAAGCTTTAATTGAAATGTATGCGCCAGGGACAAAGTATACAACAGATAAAGATATTTTAAAATCATTTAAAACAAAAGAGAATCAACTTATTGAAACAACTGAAAATGGTGTACACGATTTAAGAATGATTAAACCTATGGTTGCTACACAAGAATGTTTACTCTGCCATGCTAATCAACAAGAAGGTGATGTTATTGGGGTAATGGACTTAACATTTTCACTTAATGAATCAGATGATAGAATTGCAGATTTAGTAGTTGAAATTTTAATTTTATCTACACTATTTGGATGGATTACTATTGGATTAATTTTTATCATTGTAAAAAGAACTACAAATCCAATTAACAAACTAAAAGAGGGATTCCAAAATCTACTTACATCAAATGATGCAAATATAAAATTAGATGTTGTATCAAAGGATGAAGTTGGAGAGGTTGCTGAATTATTTAATTCATATATGGATAAAGTAAGAGAAGGTTTAAAACAAGACGAAAAAGTAATAGAAGAAGCAAATGATATTTTAGAAAAAACAGGAAATGGTTTCTTTGTTTATAAAGTTGAGTCAAAAGCTGCTAACCCATATGTTGAAGATTTAAAAAATAAACTAAATATTATGATCTCAAATACAAAAGAGACATTAGATAAAATAAATATAACTCTAAGAGAATACTCAAGTTCAAGATTTAATTATAAAATTGATGATAAAGGTATATATGGAGATTTAGGTTCATTAACTGCAGGTATAAAATTAGTAGGGAATAATACTTCAGAGATACTAGCAATGATTATGAATACAGGTGATTCTTTAGATAAAAATACCCATACTCTTTCAAAAGCATCTAATGACTTATCTCAATCATCAAATCAACAAGCGGCATCACTTGAAGAAACAGCTGCGGCATTAGAGCAAATTACAGCTAATATTCAAGGTAATACAAGAGCTTCTGAAGAGATGGCAGAATTAGCTCAAAAAGTTACAAAATCTGCTGAAAGTGGTCAAAGTTTAGCAAACAGAACCGCAAATGCAATGGATGATATTAATACTCAAGTTAGTTCGATAAATGAAGCCATTGAAGTGATTGACCAAATCTCATTCCAAACAAATATTTTATCATTAAATGCTGCAGTTGAAGCTGCAACTGCTGGTGAAGCAGGAAAAGGTTTTGCAGTTGTTGCTCAAGAAGTTAGAAATCTAGCTAGTAGAAGTGCCGAAGCAGCAAAAGAGATTAAAGAGATAGTTGAAAAAGCAACACAAAAAGCTCAAGATGGTAAAAAAATATCTGATGATATGATTTCAGGATATAGTGTGTTAAATGATAATATTAATTCAACTATTGAAAAAATTGAATTTGTAGCAACCTCATCAAAAGAGCAAGAAAGAGGAATTACACAAATTAATGATGCAGTTAATATGCTTGATCAAGCAACTCAACAAAATGCTCAAGTAGCTGATAGAATTTCTAAAATGTCTGCTGAAATTGCACATATGTCTAGTTCTTTAGTAACAGCAGCTTCTAGAGCAGAGTTTTTACAAGAAGCAAGAGATGAAGTTTGTAATATTGATTTAGTATATGATACAGCAAGTTTAAAAGTTGGAATATTATCTTTAAAAGATAAAGTCTATTCTAACCTTGGTTCATATTCACAATATCAAATTGAAAGAAAAGATACAATAGGAGCTTGGATTGACAATTATGTAAAAATCAATCCAAATGCAAATCATCAATCTATTGAGGAATTAAAGAAATTAAATCAAAATTTAACAATAAAATTACAAAACCTAATTGATGTTAATGCACAAAAACAAGACAACTCAATAATTAATGAAAAAGCTAAAGAGGTAGAAATAGAATCATTAAGAATTTTTGGAAACCTTAACCATCTTAAAAAAGATGTATGTAAAAGATAA
- the truD gene encoding tRNA pseudouridine(13) synthase TruD — protein MKNLQRYLNHSKIDVHFKQSKEDFVVTEVPLYEFSGEGDHIIIKFRKKDLTTWDAVQIFSEQLGCKSRDIGYAGLKDKNAMTVQHISVPKQCEANIEKFAHDNIKILERTYHNNKVRVGHLKGNKFFIRLKRVTPLDAKKIEEAVASIAKYGMPNYFGFQRFGIEGDNYKKGEAIINGELKEKNRKLKQMYINAYQSYLFNSWLSKRIEISKLIEAFEPKEIYEKLQLPLDVVKLMKSQEHPFKILLGDLMSHYPYGRIFYVENIEEEASKFSKFDRVPTGLLCGRRVKKSEDLAQTIEKEFDKEMKEDGARRFAWIFPTEIESNYKEDKNWMELQFYLPKGSYATEFIAEIIH, from the coding sequence TTGAAAAATTTACAAAGGTATTTAAATCATTCAAAAATTGATGTTCATTTTAAACAAAGTAAAGAAGACTTTGTTGTTACAGAAGTTCCATTATATGAGTTTTCAGGTGAAGGTGACCATATAATTATAAAGTTTAGAAAAAAAGATTTAACGACATGGGATGCAGTTCAAATTTTTTCAGAGCAACTTGGGTGTAAAAGTAGGGATATTGGGTATGCTGGTTTAAAAGATAAAAATGCAATGACAGTGCAACATATCTCAGTTCCAAAACAATGTGAAGCAAATATAGAAAAATTTGCACATGATAATATTAAAATTTTAGAAAGAACTTATCATAACAATAAAGTTAGAGTGGGGCATTTAAAAGGAAATAAATTTTTTATTAGACTAAAAAGAGTTACACCTTTAGATGCAAAAAAAATTGAAGAGGCGGTTGCAAGTATTGCTAAATATGGTATGCCAAATTATTTCGGTTTTCAAAGATTTGGAATTGAAGGGGATAATTATAAAAAAGGTGAAGCTATTATAAATGGTGAGTTAAAAGAAAAAAATAGAAAACTAAAGCAGATGTATATAAATGCTTATCAAAGTTATCTTTTTAATTCTTGGTTATCAAAAAGAATAGAGATTTCAAAATTAATTGAGGCCTTTGAACCAAAAGAGATATATGAAAAATTACAATTACCATTAGATGTAGTAAAACTTATGAAATCTCAAGAGCATCCATTTAAAATTCTTTTAGGTGATTTAATGAGTCATTACCCTTATGGAAGAATTTTTTACGTTGAAAACATAGAAGAAGAAGCTAGTAAATTTTCAAAATTTGATAGAGTTCCAACTGGTTTACTTTGTGGAAGAAGGGTGAAAAAATCAGAAGATTTAGCCCAAACAATAGAAAAAGAGTTTGATAAAGAGATGAAAGAAGATGGAGCAAGAAGATTTGCTTGGATTTTCCCTACAGAAATTGAATCAAACTATAAAGAGGATAAAAACTGGATGGAATTACAATTTTATTTACCAAAAGGTTCTTATGCAACTGAGTTTATTGCAGAAATTATTCATTAA
- a CDS encoding thiamine-phosphate kinase: MNKEDYFIKQFDKNSSFIGDDGALVDNIVYSNDAFFEDVHFKKNWFSLKQIARKAMLVNISDAIAMNAVPKYALLTVAIPKEYSKKDIKELSQGFLEVAEEYGIEIIGGDTISNIKLDISVTIISKTNDAKLRSGIKKDDLICYTGDLGTCKKDLEKLLAGKKISKKSKFYEPKLKADFFYEVSKYVNAAMDISDGLFFELERMSKQSKVGFKFFDDISPEIACSGEEYELLFSFSPKNINKIEEIAKKHDVILNIFAKANKGKFRCDCKNHHF, encoded by the coding sequence ATGAATAAAGAAGATTATTTTATAAAACAATTTGATAAGAACTCATCTTTTATAGGAGATGATGGTGCTTTAGTTGATAATATTGTATACAGCAATGATGCTTTTTTTGAAGATGTTCATTTTAAAAAAAACTGGTTTAGTTTAAAGCAAATTGCAAGAAAAGCAATGTTAGTAAATATTTCAGATGCCATTGCTATGAATGCAGTTCCAAAATATGCACTTCTTACAGTTGCAATTCCTAAAGAATACTCTAAAAAAGATATAAAAGAATTGTCTCAAGGTTTTTTGGAAGTTGCAGAAGAGTATGGGATAGAGATAATTGGTGGAGATACCATCTCAAATATAAAGCTTGATATTAGTGTTACTATTATTTCAAAAACAAATGATGCAAAATTAAGAAGTGGAATTAAAAAAGATGATTTAATTTGCTATACGGGAGATTTAGGTACTTGTAAAAAGGACTTAGAAAAACTTTTAGCTGGAAAGAAAATTTCAAAAAAATCAAAGTTTTATGAGCCTAAATTAAAAGCAGATTTCTTTTATGAAGTTTCAAAATATGTAAATGCTGCAATGGATATTTCTGATGGTTTATTTTTTGAACTTGAAAGAATGTCTAAACAAAGTAAAGTTGGTTTCAAGTTTTTTGATGATATTTCACCAGAAATAGCTTGTTCAGGTGAAGAATATGAACTTTTATTCTCTTTTTCACCTAAAAATATTAATAAAATCGAAGAGATAGCAAAAAAGCATGATGTAATTTTAAACATTTTTGCAAAAGCCAATAAAGGCAAATTTAGATGTGATTGTAAAAATCACCATTTTTAA
- a CDS encoding class II SORL domain-containing protein, with the protein MPKINKYVDIDTVEREAKKDLIDRHSPFIHCAETAKKGEPFEVTVKMGNEYTHPDDFDHYIESVTLFNGDTQLAKASYVPGTLGNVKAHNTTTFTIIPTGKKLNLVAHGYCTKHGIWESTPVEVSVAE; encoded by the coding sequence ATGCCAAAAATTAACAAATATGTTGACATCGATACTGTTGAGAGAGAAGCAAAAAAAGACTTAATTGATAGACACTCGCCATTTATTCACTGTGCTGAAACTGCAAAAAAAGGTGAACCATTTGAAGTAACTGTAAAAATGGGTAATGAATATACTCACCCAGATGATTTTGATCACTATATTGAGTCTGTAACACTATTTAATGGTGATACTCAGTTAGCAAAAGCATCATATGTTCCAGGAACATTAGGAAATGTTAAAGCTCATAACACTACAACATTTACAATTATTCCAACTGGTAAAAAATTAAATTTAGTTGCTCATGGTTACTGTACAAAACATGGTATCTGGGAATCTACTCCAGTAGAAGTTTCTGTAGCTGAATAA
- a CDS encoding pyrimidine/purine nucleoside phosphorylase: MDFRNVSIAKEASILYNGNITSRGITFEDGSKKTLGIMLPGEYELNTVNKSTIDINSGSLEVMLPAEDWVEYTAPASIEISQNSKYKLKVTSLVDYCCSFEKVSYKK, encoded by the coding sequence ATGGATTTTAGAAACGTTTCTATTGCCAAGGAAGCTAGTATTCTTTATAACGGAAATATTACGAGTAGAGGTATCACTTTTGAAGATGGAAGTAAAAAAACATTAGGAATTATGTTACCTGGTGAGTATGAGTTAAATACAGTTAATAAATCTACTATAGATATTAATTCTGGTTCACTTGAAGTTATGTTACCAGCTGAAGATTGGGTTGAGTATACTGCACCTGCAAGTATTGAAATTTCACAAAACTCAAAGTATAAATTAAAAGTTACATCTTTGGTTGACTATTGTTGTTCTTTTGAGAAAGTATCATATAAAAAGTAA
- the recO gene encoding recombination protein RecO — MQGYIIDIKSVKDDDLIVSILSENHLFTTYRFYGARHSNINIGYKIDFELESNLKSTIPRLKDVIQLGFEWIFDNEKLYCWQRFIKLFYPHLKDVEEIDIFYFKLLDKLSHQMIKQNPKRAICKNYLKLLEYEGRLHTELNCFLCEKDIKKDISLVRSFMPVHSSCAYSRKFKIKKIRELFNDMTTISFEDEEIDYLWNIILQGL; from the coding sequence ATGCAAGGGTACATTATAGACATAAAATCGGTTAAAGATGATGATTTAATCGTTTCAATTTTGAGTGAAAATCATTTATTTACAACTTATAGATTTTATGGGGCAAGACACTCTAATATAAATATTGGTTATAAGATTGATTTCGAACTAGAATCAAATTTAAAAAGTACTATTCCACGACTAAAAGATGTTATACAATTAGGCTTTGAATGGATATTTGACAATGAAAAGCTATATTGTTGGCAAAGATTTATAAAACTTTTTTATCCTCACTTAAAAGACGTTGAAGAAATTGATATCTTTTATTTTAAACTATTAGACAAATTATCCCATCAAATGATAAAACAAAACCCAAAAAGAGCCATTTGTAAAAACTATTTAAAACTTTTAGAATATGAGGGTAGACTTCATACTGAATTAAATTGTTTTTTATGTGAAAAAGATATAAAAAAAGATATTTCACTTGTAAGAAGCTTCATGCCCGTACACTCTTCTTGTGCTTATAGTAGAAAATTCAAGATAAAAAAAATACGAGAACTTTTTAATGATATGACAACAATCTCCTTTGAAGATGAAGAGATAGATTATTTATGGAACATAATACTTCAAGGTTTGTAA
- a CDS encoding HDOD domain-containing protein, protein MSDYIIEKIESLPPLPKTIIEIEEFRQKPDKESFELLKIVEKDALIVSTLLKVSNSAMFGFRSKVETASKAINLLGINFTISIAIGGTVQNLLKTNLSAYGINSDDFMRASNLATTLTSTWLSKVSFDLKEELILPALLQEAGKFILADVIENEGKTEEFNIAIKSGKDVASLEKEIIGMTTSEITAKIFKHWKLSENLINVIEYVDDIEKCPAEYLERSQILEVIKIICNVTDAFSDENIEKGIEKAKEYNFDVKSLEKAIEKIQDRLLDE, encoded by the coding sequence GTGAGTGATTATATTATTGAAAAAATCGAGTCTTTACCTCCATTACCTAAGACAATAATTGAAATTGAAGAATTTAGGCAAAAGCCTGATAAAGAATCTTTTGAACTATTAAAAATTGTAGAAAAAGATGCTCTTATTGTTTCTACTTTATTAAAAGTTTCAAATTCAGCTATGTTTGGATTTAGAAGTAAAGTTGAAACAGCAAGTAAGGCTATTAACCTTTTAGGGATTAATTTCACTATTTCTATTGCAATTGGTGGAACAGTTCAAAATCTTTTAAAAACAAATTTATCGGCATATGGAATTAATAGTGATGACTTTATGAGAGCTTCAAATCTTGCAACTACTCTTACTTCAACTTGGCTTTCTAAAGTATCATTTGATTTAAAAGAAGAATTAATTTTGCCAGCTTTATTACAAGAAGCAGGTAAATTTATTTTGGCTGATGTTATTGAAAATGAAGGTAAAACTGAAGAATTTAATATTGCAATAAAAAGTGGTAAAGATGTTGCTTCTCTAGAAAAAGAGATTATTGGTATGACTACTTCTGAAATTACTGCAAAAATATTTAAGCATTGGAAATTAAGTGAAAATCTTATTAATGTAATTGAATATGTTGATGATATTGAAAAATGTCCAGCTGAATACTTAGAAAGAAGTCAAATTCTTGAAGTGATTAAAATAATTTGTAATGTAACAGATGCCTTTAGTGATGAAAATATTGAAAAAGGTATTGAAAAAGCAAAAGAATATAATTTTGATGTTAAAAGCCTAGAAAAGGCAATTGAAAAAATTCAAGACAGATTATTAGATGAATAA
- the ychF gene encoding redox-regulated ATPase YchF, giving the protein MGLGVGIVGLPNVGKSTTFNALTKAQNAEAQNYPFCTIEPNKAVVPVPDKRLDELAKIVIPNKIQYSTIDFVDIAGLVRGASKGEGLGNQFLSNIREVEVILHMVRCFDDGNVTHVEGDVDPIRDIEIIETELIYADITQCEKKIEKLKKQSKGSKEAAAMLVVAEALMKHLEELQPVKTFEDKENELFLQMDKELRFLSNKDVIYGANMDEDSLMDGTNEYVERLKEHAASVNADVITLCAKIEEELVGMDDDEAKELLTDLGVEESGLEQIIHKAFDKLGLQSYFTAGKIEVRAWTIRKNTKAPQAAAVIHNDFEKGFIKAEVISYNDFVTLGGEAKCKEAGKLRLEGKDYIVQDGDVMHFRFNT; this is encoded by the coding sequence ATGGGTTTAGGTGTAGGAATCGTAGGATTACCAAACGTAGGAAAATCAACAACTTTTAATGCTTTAACAAAAGCACAAAATGCAGAGGCACAAAACTATCCTTTTTGTACAATTGAACCAAATAAAGCAGTTGTTCCAGTTCCTGATAAAAGATTAGATGAATTAGCAAAAATTGTTATTCCTAATAAAATTCAATACTCAACAATAGATTTTGTTGATATTGCAGGATTAGTAAGAGGTGCTTCAAAGGGTGAAGGACTAGGGAATCAATTTTTATCTAATATTAGAGAAGTAGAAGTGATTTTACATATGGTTAGATGTTTTGATGATGGAAATGTTACTCACGTAGAAGGTGATGTTGATCCAATTAGAGATATTGAAATTATTGAAACAGAACTAATCTATGCAGATATAACTCAATGCGAAAAGAAAATTGAAAAGCTTAAAAAACAATCTAAAGGTTCAAAAGAAGCAGCGGCTATGTTAGTTGTAGCAGAAGCATTGATGAAACATTTAGAAGAATTACAGCCAGTTAAAACGTTTGAAGATAAAGAGAATGAATTATTTTTACAAATGGACAAAGAGTTAAGATTTTTATCAAATAAAGATGTAATCTATGGTGCAAATATGGATGAAGATTCTTTAATGGATGGTACAAATGAATATGTTGAGAGACTTAAAGAACATGCAGCTTCTGTAAATGCAGATGTGATTACACTTTGTGCGAAAATTGAAGAAGAATTAGTTGGTATGGATGATGACGAAGCAAAAGAATTATTAACTGATTTAGGTGTTGAAGAGTCTGGACTTGAGCAAATCATTCATAAAGCTTTTGATAAATTAGGTTTACAATCATATTTTACTGCTGGAAAAATTGAAGTTAGAGCATGGACTATTAGAAAAAATACAAAAGCTCCACAAGCAGCTGCTGTTATTCATAACGATTTTGAAAAAGGTTTTATTAAAGCAGAAGTTATTTCTTACAATGATTTTGTTACTCTAGGTGGAGAAGCAAAATGTAAAGAAGCAGGTAAACTAAGACTTGAGGGTAAAGATTACATTGTTCAGGATGGCGATGTAATGCATTTTAGGTTTAACACTTAA
- a CDS encoding response regulator transcription factor translates to MSKNYSILYAEDNKDVRENYVLYLENYFDYIYEANDGLEAFDIYRDKKPNVLLLDINMPNMNGLELAKKIRENDSNIPIVILSAHSDKEFLFEAIKLNLVEYLTKPVDRNKFKSVLENSIKKVKENAPNNQFIHFAKTTYWDCSKRLFFHKNKMIDLTRNERILFELLLNNKNEIINPNEISKYVWDNETEINDASIRNLVKRLRKKLPVDIIQSIYGSGYILSH, encoded by the coding sequence ATGAGTAAAAATTATTCAATTCTGTATGCAGAAGACAATAAAGACGTTAGAGAGAACTATGTATTGTATCTAGAAAATTATTTTGATTATATATATGAGGCTAATGATGGTTTAGAAGCCTTTGATATTTATAGAGATAAAAAGCCAAATGTACTTTTGCTTGATATTAATATGCCAAATATGAATGGTTTAGAACTTGCAAAAAAAATTAGAGAAAATGATAGTAATATACCTATAGTTATACTTAGTGCTCATTCTGATAAAGAGTTTTTATTTGAGGCTATAAAATTAAATTTAGTGGAATATTTAACTAAGCCCGTTGATAGAAATAAATTTAAAAGTGTATTAGAAAACTCTATAAAGAAAGTTAAAGAAAATGCTCCGAATAATCAATTTATTCATTTTGCAAAAACAACTTATTGGGATTGTTCAAAAAGGTTATTTTTTCATAAAAATAAAATGATTGATTTAACAAGAAATGAAAGAATACTTTTTGAACTTTTATTAAATAATAAAAATGAGATTATAAATCCTAATGAAATTTCAAAGTATGTATGGGACAATGAAACTGAAATTAATGATGCTAGTATTAGGAATTTAGTAAAAAGATTAAGAAAAAAATTGCCTGTTGACATTATTCAAAGTATTTATGGAAGTGGTTATATTTTAAGTCATTAG